Sequence from the Paenibacillus tundrae genome:
CTAAATTGCTCAGTTTCCTCGCCTTTGGAGACTTTAACGCCGAAGTGACGGGGCTGAATGAATTTCCACCGGATGAACAGCCGCCACTGCTGGTGCATTATTTATTCGATGTGATGGCTGGAATTGGATTCGCTCTACTTGCGATCTCCAGTCTATATTTCCTGTTGGTGTTCTGGAAGAAGCGTAATCAGTTCAACCATTGGATGCTTCGCCTCGTCGCGCTGAGTGCTCCACTTGCGTTTCTTGCCGTTGAGATGGGCTGGTTCTATGCAGAGGTGGGACGACAGCCATGGATCATTCGAGGTTATATGCGGGTGGAAGAAGCGGCTACTACATCCCCAAGTGTGAGAGTATTATTTTTTGTTTTCCTACTGTTGTACATCGTGCTCGGAGTTATATGTGTTCTTGTATTAAGACGTCTGTTTAACAATAATCCTGCTGATCTTGAGATGGAGAAATGGATGAAGGCGAAACAGGATCAATCTGCGGATCAAGGAGGGCATGCCTGATGAGTTATGAATTAATCGGAATTTCGGTACTCTGGCTGTTCTTGTATGGCTATCTCATCGTAGCTTCTATTGATTTCGGCGCAGGGTTTTTTGCCTTCTATGCTCGTTTGACGAAGCAGGATCACTTGATTAATCGTCTGATCTCCCGTTATCTATCGCCCGTCTGGGAGATCACCAATGTGTTTTTTGTATTTTTCTACATCGGTATTGTCGGGTTTTTCCCGGACACCGCTTCCTATTATGGCGCCGCACTGATCGTGCCGGGGAGTATTGCCATCATTCTGCTTGCCATTCGTGGCTCGTTCTATGCTTTTGAGAATTATGGTTCCAAAAACAATATCGTGTACCTGTTCTTATACGGAGCTACCGGTTTGCTTATTCCTGCATCGCTGTCCGTGGCACTGACATTGTCGGAAGGTGGATTTATTTTGAAACAAGGCGAGACCGTTACACTGGACTATTGGGCGCTGTTTACCAACCCATTATCGTGGAGCATCGTTGGACTGGCGATTGTCTCTGTCCTATTTATCAGCGGATCGTTTCTAACCTTTTATGCATCACGGGCTGAGGATCAAGGGGCACTTAAGCTGATGCGGAACTATGCTTTGTTCTGGAGTACACCGACCATCATTCTCGCACTGACTGCATTCATATATTTGGGTCAACACAATGAGCGTCATTTTCAAAATATGATGGATCTATGGTGGCTGCTTGCACTTTCCGTTGCTTTCTTCATGGTTGCTATGTGGCTGCTGTATAACGGACGTAGATATGGACTTGCGTTTATTTGCATCATGCTTCAATTTTTCTGTGCCTTTTTCGCTTACGGGATTGGTCAATATCCTTATATTCTTGATCCCTATATCACGATTCAGAGTAGCGCGACATCACCAGCCATGGGCTTCGCACTTGTCGTTGTATTTATCGGGGGGCTGTGCTTGTTGATTCCATCTCTTATTCTGGTCTTCAAGCTGTTCCTTTTCGATGCGGATTACGTCAAAGGGAAAAAATAAAAGGAGGAGCGTACTGTGAAAAGGAAATCGAGTCTGATTGCTCAGCAAATGTCATTACATCGAAGAAGCAGGCTTCTCCTTGCGCTTATGTCTCTGGCATTGGGAATAGCGATTATAAGCCAGGCTACACTTATGGCTGAAGCAGTCCAGCGAATCTTTGTAGAGAAAGCTTCCTTTGCATCAGTAGTGATGCTGCTCGGTATATTGCTGGCTGTTATGGCTCTGCGCACGCTGTTATCGTATGGCAATGGAAAGGTCGGCTTGCATATGGCTGCCCAGGCCAAGACGCATATGCGAGCTAAGGTGCTGCAAAACCTGACCCATGCTTCCATGTCTTCAACCCTGCACGGACAGACGGGAGGGAAGGTCAGTGTTGCGCTGGATGCGGTAGATGAGGCGGATAGTTATTTCAGTCAGTACATGCCGCGCATGATGGAGGCAGCGATCATTCCGATTCTGATCCTAGTTGTTGCATTTACCCAACATGCTAACACGGGGTGGATTCTGCTCTGCACCGCTCCGTTTATCCCTTTATTTATGATTTTGGTCGGATTGCAGACCAAGAACAAGTCTGAGGAAAAATATGCGCAACTAGCTGAGTTTTCCGGTACATTCCTGGATTCGCTGCAAGGACTAGTTACATTAAAAATATTTGGTAAGGCTGATCGTCAGCATAAGCAGATTGAACGCAGCAGCCTGGGGTACCGTGATACAACAATGGGCATTTTGAAAATTGCGTTTACGAACACCTTCATGCTGGAGTCAATCGTCATGTTAGGCATCGGTATTGTCGCTCTTGAACTGGCTATTCAGTTGCTAGTGTTCAAGGCGCTAACGTTCCACACGGCCTTTCTGGTGTTGTTACTTGTTCCCGAGTTTTACAGCCTGCTGAAAAATACAGGAACCGCTTTTCATAGCGGTAGAACCAGTATGGGGGCGATTCGCAAGGTGGAGCAAATGCTTGCAGACACGAATACGACGAGTGCACAGAGCGATGGCGAAAAGGTAGCTCATAACAATAAGAGTGAGAATACCGATGTGATGGCTGAGGTTCAATTGGAACCCTTGTCGTCGACTGAACATCCAGTGCTGACACCTATGCCACCGTCTATCGATCTAATGGATACCCATTTTCGGTATGCACCGGATTCGTTTGAACTTGAGGCGAAGAGGATCTCCATTAAACCAGGAGAGCATATCGCGATTGTTGGCAAAAGCGGCTCTGGCAAAACGACTCTGCTACATCTGATCTCCGGATTATTAAAACCGACGTCAGGGGAAGTTCTGATTAATGGACGTCCGTTGTCCACATATGATGAGGCTGCCTGGTTCGAGCAGGTGAGTTATATTACTCAGCATCCGTATATTTTCGCAGGTACATTGGCTGAGAACATTGCGATTGGTTCGGGGGCAAATATATCTAGAGCCGACATTGAACAAGCAGCTGAGGAAGCAGGACTTGGTGTGGTCACTGCCCAATTGGAGCAAGGGCTGGATACCTATGTTGGTGAAGGAGGCAGGGGATTATCTGGCGGGGAGAAGCAAAGGCTTGCTCTTGCACGTGCTTTCCTGAAACGACCGGCTATCATCTTGTTTGATGAACCAACGGTGGGACTAGATGTTCACACTGAGCGAATACTGCAACGTTCGATTGCATCCCTGACAGAGAAGGCAACGATGATTACGGTAGCTCACCGATTATATACGATTCAACAGGCGGACAGCATTTTATTCATGGAGAATGGTGCATTAATAGACTCCGGACCACATGAAGAACTGCTAGAGCGACTACCTCAGTATGCTGAGATGGTTCATATTCAACGAAAAGGAGGGTTAACATGAATGAACTAGCTATGATGTCCAAGGCCATGATCCAGGAGCGCAAGGACATCTTACTCTCTATTTTGGGTGGATTTATTGCAGGCATAGCTGGTGTGGGTCTCTTTTCCGCCAGTGGGTATATGATTGCGCAAACCGTATTTGCGCCGCCTCTTTACACCTTGATTGTACTTACCTCCATGGTCAAATTGCTCGGTTTTGTTCGAGCGGCGAGCCGTTATGGGGAGCGATTGTACTCACACAGAGCGACGTTCTCCATGTTGAGCCGTTTACGCACCTCCTTTTTTGCCAAACTCATTCCCATAACACCAGGCATACTGAATAAAAACCGAAGTGGGGATCTGCTTGCACGAATCGTTGGCGATGTAGAAAGCTTGCAAAATTATTTTTTGCGTGTTGCGTATCCGCCGATCATCGTCGTTATGGTGTTTTTGTCTACCGTGCTGTTTACATCCGTTTATTCGCTCTGGGTTGCGTGCTTGCTCGTGCTAGGCATGTTAATTACGGCATTTGTTGTACCAGGTATTGTTTTGCTCGGGCAGCGTAAAATACATGGTCGTGTGCGCCAGCAACGGGCATTGCTATCTACAGAAGTAACCGAAGTATTGTATGGTTTCCGCGATCTAAAGGTATATGGGCAATTGGAGCAACGGGAGCAACAGCTCCAGCAGGCTTCCGCCGCATTGGCATTGGAGCAGCAAAGAGCAGCAGGGCATCTGCTACGTGGGCAATCTATGCATATTTTTGTAACCTATCTCGTGACATGGGGTGTGCTGGTCGTTGGTGCATGGCTGATTATGGGTGGGTCACTTGCTGGCGTTTATCTCGCCATGCTGATCCTGGCTACGCAGACGGTATTTGAAGAAGCAACAGCGATGGCTGTATTGCCCGTGTATAAACAGGATAGTGAACATGCAGCCAGACGACTCACCGAGACGGTTCAGAGTTCCGATGTGCAGCCTGCACAACCAGGTGGACAGTGCGCTACCGAACAGGCAGTTTCAGTCCAATTATCTCACGTTACCTTTCAATATGAGGGGGAGTGGAGAGCTGCATTGAATGATATTTCGATAACTTTTCCACCTGGCTCCAAAACAGCGATTGTCGGACCCAGCGGATCAGGGAAGTCTACCATTGTGGATCTGTTACTTAAACTACGCGAGCCAACGTCTGGTGATATCCAGTTGAATGATGTTTCGCTAAGTGAGCTAGATGAAGAGAGTATATGGCGGACAGCAAACGTTGTCTTACAGCAAAGTCATTTCTTTAAGGGAAGTGTTCGGGATAACTTGCTTCTGAACGGGGAAGAGCATACTGACGAACAATTAGCGGCTGTACTGAATAAAGTGCAACTGCCCAATATGTCACTCAGTGATCCAGTGTATGAAAAGGGTGAGAATCTATCCGATGGCGAGAAGCAGCGCCTGGCCCTAGCAAGAGTCATGCTGCGGAGCGGACGCATATGGCTTCTGGACGAACCAACATCCTCGCTCGATTATGTGACAGAACAACGCGTGTTGCAGCAGGTCTTCGCACAGGCAGCTGATGATACACTTCTTCTCATCTGTCATCGGCTTACAGGACTTGAGAAGATGGATCAGATTGTGGTCATGGATCGAGGTAAGGTTGTGGAGATGGGTTCCTTCACGGAGCTGATGGAACGTAAAGGCTACTTTTATGAGATGAAGAACATTGAGCTGCAAATGATTGGAGATCAACCGAGCACGTAGATTTGATGATTGTTTATGTTTATGAAGCCTATTCGTTGATAACGTTTAGTTGTAGGTGACTGAACGGACTTTATGAGCGCAAAATGAATAACACTCAACTCATTCACGGCACATCGCGAATAAGTTGAGTGTTTTTTTTATCCATAGGATACAGTCATACGCATAAGAAATGATTACCGAACACCAATATCCCGAATCATAATGCTACCTTTCTCCGTTTGATCGAACACAAAGCTAATCTTTCTGATCTGCTCCGGGTTGAGATCTGGGTTCATTGCAATGAAATCAGCCAGTTGGAAGGCATAGTTCTGGAACACCGGCTCCTTCGTTGTCTGGAACAATGCAAATGGTGACTTCGCCAGAGCTCCTTCGAACATTGGCAGTAGCGGAGAGACGCTACTCAGCGGTAAACGGCTAGTGTTACCGAGATCGTCTTCAACGACGATGGTAATATCCACCGGCGTATCCGCACCCTCTACATCATGGTCAGCTTCTGTATTAGCGATGGAGAATACAATAGAACTCTGATTCGAAATGTCAATGCCTTGATCAGGTAGAATTACCCTGTATACAGGAGTGGAGGACGTTGCTGTCTGATCCCATGCCAGAGCAACGGCGTTATATGGATCGGTTGTATGTCCCATCTCGACGTTCTGCTCTTTCCATGTCTTCAGTCCTTCTCCTTCTAAGCTTCCTCCTGGCAACGTGGTTGTCCCTGGATCACTGTCCTCATCATAGCTGCTAATGGTTAACGTATTTGTGTCCCAATAATTGCTGATATACATCGTCTCGGGAAGCCAGTCTCTGGCGTATCCGAGATCCTGAAACACCATCTGATATGAAGTGTTCTCCTGAAGGGTGGCTTCTAGAAAGGAGGAGATGAGCACCTTAGCAGCCTGTAATTGCTGATCCTGTGGTAGAAGCCCAGCTGTGTTGAACAACTTGTTGCCCAACCCGACACCGTCATGTTTGCCCCACTCGGTGTTGAATTGTCCATGATTTGCTCCATATATGTATACATAAGATTTGAAGAATTCACTACTGCGATCCGTAAATTCAGTCCGGTAGTACTGGCTCGTTCCGACAAACGAGGTGACGTCCATATCGTGGGTGCCATGCAGAGCCAGATAATTCACGTCTTTTAAGGACATGGGCTGTCCTGCCGGTTTATATTGCCCATCGGTACCAGCTATGGAGACAATGGATCGGATGTTGAAATTGTAATCAAACTTGATGTTGGCGTTCTCAGGATAAGATGTCATCTTGTTGTATGTCGCTGCTGTGGTTACGGCCTCAGCTCCCCGTGAATGTCCAATCAGAGCGATCCGCTCCATGTCGACTTTATTATAAAATGGATTATCTCGTGCATTATTCCATCCTTCCCACACCTTAAGGTGTTCCAGCAGCAGCCATCCCCGCGCCCGATTTTCCCCTTGTAGGGGTTTGAACACAAACAATTCGTTAAATGGCGAGGAGTTAAGAAAGTTTTCATCAATGGAAACGACAATATGTCCGCGACTTGCCAGCAATTCACCCAAATAGGCATAACCTGGATCTGAATATTTCGTCGCAAGGTGGTTGCCATGCACGATGAGCACCAGCGGGAAAGGGCCATCGCCTTCGGGATACCAGACTGTTCCGTTTAATGGCATTGCGCCAGCGCCAAAACCAAACGTGCTTGTGCGTCTTTTCGTCCAATCACCAACAAAGGCTGATCCATCGACAGATTTAGTAGTCAGCATCATTTCTATGCTCAGATCGTCGCGATACGTCGAATGGCTCCCGTAGGTTAGGGATTTTACGGAAGCTGTTCCGGGTTCTGCCGGATTGGTTAATAGGGTTGTGTAAGCTTCCGCAGGCTTGACCGATTGCAACGGGTAGGGCGCAGCAAATTCCTTCTGTCCTTCGCTAACGATCCAATAACCGAGCATGCAGACGAAGACGAGAGTAATTGCAGCACTTGAGGCCGCACGAACTTTCTTCCAAGTTCCAGCTTCCCGGTAGACACCATGGATGAATCGATAGAGTAGTGCGCCAAGCACGGAACAGGAAATGAGGATGCATACCGTAACAAGCAGCGTAAGGGGGATGGGACCCAGTAAGCTGATTAAAAGCAACAAGAGCGAAGTAAGCATGGCCCATACGTAACGTGAAGGTGTTTTTTTGCCCCAATGCAGAAGTCCTGTAAGGATTCCGGTCAATGCTAATGTTGCAAATAGGAACAGTAAGCTGCCAATCCAGTAGTCACTTGCACCTCGTGATCCCAAATAATAATAGGCTTGAACGAAGTACAACGACAGTGTCACTATTGATAGAGCAGTTACAGCGCCTTTCCAGCCTGGTGTGAGAGAAGGAATCCGCTTCTTTTTAATAGAGAATAATGGCCTCTTATTGGTTGTTTCTTCGGCAGTTACGCCGGTGTTCTCCATGGATGTTCCACCTTTCAATGCATATGTATGTCACACTTCAATCCAAATGTTGGTTGTCTTTCTCTCTGAGTTTAACAGAAGATTCTTGCTGTAGTCCGTCATTTTTCTTACGTTATTATTAATTATCGTACATCCATACTTTGCATTGAATAGGAGCTAATTCGGAAATATGATGGAACCTTTTCCCACCTGTGTCCGTATGAACTAAGTATGTCCATTCTATTAAATCAATGTTTGGCAACTATACTCATCCCAAAGGAGAATACATAATATGAAAAATTGGAAACGCATGCTCTTATCTCTTACCGTATCGGTAGGTTTGCTCGCATCAGCCGTACCAGCTATGGCTGCGCCTCAGGAGACATCCGTCAAGGTTAATGATCAGGCCGTACAATATGCTACAGGTGCACCAATCCTTGAGAAAGGAACGACTCTTGTTCCACTGCGTACAACGCTGGATGCGATGGATGTGAAGCTGACGACGGCAACGGATGATACGATTACGGCTGTAGTCGATGGCCGGACGATTACACTGAAAAGCAAGCTTACACGGATCGACGGGGTAACGTATGCACCAATTCGTATCGTTGGTGATGCAGCGGGTTATGAAGTTCGCTGGGATTCCTCTACCCGTACCGTATTGCTTGTATCCAAGGGTGGAGACACTGAGACGGTCCAAACTGGTGGACGCGGCTTTATGTGGGAAGTCGAGAAAAACGGTAATACCGTCTATCTCGTAGGTTCAATGCATGTTGCGGATGAAAGTTTCTATCCACTGCGTCCTGAATTTGAAGAAGCCTTTGCGGAAGCAGACTACCTGGGTGTAGAAGTAGATATTAGCACAGCTACGGATGAGCAGCAGAAGATGATTCTTGATCTCGGCACCTATCAGGATGGGACAACGCTGAAAGACCATATCTCCAGTGAAACCTATGCAAGTCTGGGTAAACTTTTGAAGGAAAATGGTATTGAACCGGACGCTTTTGATACATTCAAACCATGGGTGGTAGAAATTACACTCGGAGGACTGAAGTCAGTGGATGGTGGATATGAAGCATCGGAAGGTGTGGATTTGTATTTCATCCAGAAGGCAGTACAGCGCAAAATTCCAGTGATTGAACTGGAGTCCTATGAATCTCAGCTTGGAATGTTCGACAACTTCTCCAAAGAATTGCAAGAGGAAACACTCAAATCAACCATTGATAACTTCGATGTACTGGATACGAGTTTGAATCAAATGGCTGAGATGTGGAAAACAGGGGATGACGAGCAGCTGCTTGAGCTGACGAACAGCTTCTCGGACAATGAAGAGTACAACAAGGCTATGCTGGTTGACCGTAATATCGGTATGGCGGATAAGATCGACGGGTACCTGAAGAATGGTAAAGGGGAAGAGTACTTCATCGTCGTTGGCGCAGCCCACTATCTGGGTGAGCACGGAATCGTGAAGCTTCTTGAAGACAAAGGGTATACAGTAGAGCGGAAGTAGGGCGGAGTAGCAAGGTTGCTATATGATTTTAAAAGAATAAGCGTTCCCTAACATGAATGATCATTGTTAGTGAAGGTAAAGTGAGTGAAAGGCCGTGGGTGAATACCCCCGGTCTTTTATTCATGAACATACATAGTTAATGAATGTTGAACACAACCACAAGCAATCCAATGAATGGATATTGACAAAAGATTGTCATCACTCGCATACTTACAATATAAACTTTATAAAGAATATTTATTTAGTGTTTGTTTTAAAGAGGGGAGTTACATTCATGGCAACTTGGTTTCTGGTCATAATCTATCTAGCCTTCATTAGTCTGGGGCTTCCGGATTCACTTCTTGGCTCTGCTTGGCCTGTTATGTGGCCGGAGATTGGCTCTTCCGTAGGGTCGGCAGGATTAATATCCATGATTATTGCTGGAGGGACAATCGTTTCTAGTTTGGCAAGCGGCAGAATGATTCGAGCTATAGGGACAGGAAAGATCACCTTATTCAGCTGTTTGTTAACTGCGGTTTCATTGTTTGGTTTTTCGATGGCTCCTTCTATGGTTTGGTTTATGCTCTTGGCTATTCCTTTGGGTCTAGGGGCTGGAGCGGTAGATGCCGCATTGAACCACTATGTAGCCGAGAATTACCAAGCACACCATATGAACTGGCTGCATTGCTTCTGGGGCATTGGTGCTACCATGGGGCCGATCATCATGGCCGGTTATATCGCAGGCAATAACTCATGGAGGGGCGGTTATACAGCCGTTGCGATCATCCAATTGATACTTGTCGTTGTATTACTCGTAACCTTGCCTCTATGGAAACGTGTGGCTGCAACGCGAGAATCATCACAACCAGAGCATGTGGAGACAGAGCAACAGTCGCACACGAGTCTTCCGGTGAGGGTGCTGAATATACGGGGAGTTAAGCCGTCTTTGCTAGCTTTTCTATTATATTGCGGGGTGGAAACCACCGTTGGATTATGGGGAGCCAGTTATTTGGTAGGCACGAGGAGCCTTTCAGCGGAAGTAGCTGCAACGAGCATCTCACTATATTATGCAGGTATCACATTTGGCAGGTTGATTACAGGCTTCATTACATTGAAAGTTCAAAATCGTCTGTTGATTCGGTATGGACAATGGGTAACGATAGCGGGCGGAATCATCTTATTGCTCCCACTGCCTTCTACGTTTTCTGTAGCGGGATTTGTACTGGTGGGGCTTGGCCTCGCTCCGATCTACCCAGGGCTCTTGCATGAAACGCCTACGCGATTTGGCAAAGAAAATTCAGCGAAGTTAATGGGCTACCAGATGGCCGTTGCGTACAGCGGAACGACTTTGATTCCGCCATTGTTCGGAATTCTGGCGGCGCGAACAGGTACAGGAGCTTTTCCGATCGTTGTGTTCATTTTACTTGTACTTATGTTGCTTAGTGCAGAGACAGTGAATCGTCTGCTTCTTAAGCCGCACAAGTTGGGGAGGTGAGCAGATATGGTATACATTATTTTAGCGGCAATCATTTGGGTGGGTGCCTATGCGAGCTTGTCTATTTCGAAAGAACCTATTGAAGTGAAGCCGGTTCGGTCAATGGATGACTTGTTTGAGTAAAGGAGCAAAAGTGCTAAAATAAGTTTTACAAGTTGGAAGATATGGTACTGCTGTTTCTTCTTGTTTGGTGAAGAACTGAGGTGGGAACAAGCGGATGATGAAAAAAGCGAATGCAAAATTGATGAAACACATCAATCTAAATAATGTACGTGAAGTAATGCAACAGATTGAAACGGCGACCAAGCCGCAGCTGGCTTCATTAACGAAGCTTAGTGTGGTGACGATTAACGCTTTGGTGAAGGAACTATGTAATCGTGGAGAGTTATTTGAAGATAAAGTAGTTCCATCGAATGGCGGCAGACCGGCGCAAGCGTATCGATACAATTATAATTACAGACTTGCACTTGTGTTATATATCCGAGAAATGAAAGGTGAAGAACTAATCTCAGCAACCGTGATTAACTTGGAAAATGAAGTGCTGTCTAAGGAAGAGTGCATTCTTCCTGTCTTGGATAAACAACACATTCTTCAATTGATTAAACAATGCGTTACGTCATACCCTTCTATTCACCGGATCGGCATAGGTATTCCAGGGCAAGCAGTCGATGGCGATATTACGGTGAGTAGTCATGATGAACTTATTAATTCACGTTTGATTCAAGATATTCAGAGTGAATTCGGTCTGAAAGTTCTTGTCGAGAACGACGTTAACGCTGCGATCAGCGGGTACTGCATTCAGCATGAGGAGATGAAAGAGCAGTGTGTGACCGGAATCTACTTCCCTAATCGGTATCCACCTGGCCTTGGAATTATGTTGAATGGACAGATCATGCAAGGAAAGAATGGAATGTCTGGTGAAATCAAGTATCTGCCTTCTGCGCCGAATTGGAAGGCTAAGATGAACGATGACGAGTTTCTCCTGCAAGTTTGCCAGATCATCCAAACGATTAATGCTATTGTAGCTCCACATCAGACTGTTATTTATCAGGAGAGAGTGGAGATAGAGCAACTGGAGGCTGCATGGAAGCAGTATCAGATGGAACATCCAATGCCTACGTTTCCTGAAGTTGTGTACCAAGGGACATTTCAAAAAGATTTTGATGCAGGACTAAGATGGATGATTCTTCAAGAGTTAAGGGAGACGATCCTTGAGGAATCGATATAATCCACAGAAGATGTTCTGTGGATTTACGTCCTTTGTGCGGGCGATGAGTTAACTTTTTATAGTCATAGCAGTCATTGACATGAAACCAGTTACAGGAATTATGATGACCTCGTAGCTGAGAAGATGCTAGTCCGACCACTTAGTAAACACACATTACGAAGAATCTGTTTTTACAGGAAAGTGACTCGAATTCATTATCACGGCTGGTATTTAGTGCTGCAATGAAATAGTAACCTTATGACTAACATCAATACGCTGTGGAGGTTAGGAGTATGACAGAAGAAGAACGGATCAGGAAGGGAATTCTTTTTAGTCCAGGTAATCCAGAATTG
This genomic interval carries:
- a CDS encoding cytochrome d ubiquinol oxidase subunit II; protein product: MSYELIGISVLWLFLYGYLIVASIDFGAGFFAFYARLTKQDHLINRLISRYLSPVWEITNVFFVFFYIGIVGFFPDTASYYGAALIVPGSIAIILLAIRGSFYAFENYGSKNNIVYLFLYGATGLLIPASLSVALTLSEGGFILKQGETVTLDYWALFTNPLSWSIVGLAIVSVLFISGSFLTFYASRAEDQGALKLMRNYALFWSTPTIILALTAFIYLGQHNERHFQNMMDLWWLLALSVAFFMVAMWLLYNGRRYGLAFICIMLQFFCAFFAYGIGQYPYILDPYITIQSSATSPAMGFALVVVFIGGLCLLIPSLILVFKLFLFDADYVKGKK
- the cydD gene encoding thiol reductant ABC exporter subunit CydD; translated protein: MKRKSSLIAQQMSLHRRSRLLLALMSLALGIAIISQATLMAEAVQRIFVEKASFASVVMLLGILLAVMALRTLLSYGNGKVGLHMAAQAKTHMRAKVLQNLTHASMSSTLHGQTGGKVSVALDAVDEADSYFSQYMPRMMEAAIIPILILVVAFTQHANTGWILLCTAPFIPLFMILVGLQTKNKSEEKYAQLAEFSGTFLDSLQGLVTLKIFGKADRQHKQIERSSLGYRDTTMGILKIAFTNTFMLESIVMLGIGIVALELAIQLLVFKALTFHTAFLVLLLVPEFYSLLKNTGTAFHSGRTSMGAIRKVEQMLADTNTTSAQSDGEKVAHNNKSENTDVMAEVQLEPLSSTEHPVLTPMPPSIDLMDTHFRYAPDSFELEAKRISIKPGEHIAIVGKSGSGKTTLLHLISGLLKPTSGEVLINGRPLSTYDEAAWFEQVSYITQHPYIFAGTLAENIAIGSGANISRADIEQAAEEAGLGVVTAQLEQGLDTYVGEGGRGLSGGEKQRLALARAFLKRPAIILFDEPTVGLDVHTERILQRSIASLTEKATMITVAHRLYTIQQADSILFMENGALIDSGPHEELLERLPQYAEMVHIQRKGGLT
- the cydC gene encoding thiol reductant ABC exporter subunit CydC encodes the protein MNELAMMSKAMIQERKDILLSILGGFIAGIAGVGLFSASGYMIAQTVFAPPLYTLIVLTSMVKLLGFVRAASRYGERLYSHRATFSMLSRLRTSFFAKLIPITPGILNKNRSGDLLARIVGDVESLQNYFLRVAYPPIIVVMVFLSTVLFTSVYSLWVACLLVLGMLITAFVVPGIVLLGQRKIHGRVRQQRALLSTEVTEVLYGFRDLKVYGQLEQREQQLQQASAALALEQQRAAGHLLRGQSMHIFVTYLVTWGVLVVGAWLIMGGSLAGVYLAMLILATQTVFEEATAMAVLPVYKQDSEHAARRLTETVQSSDVQPAQPGGQCATEQAVSVQLSHVTFQYEGEWRAALNDISITFPPGSKTAIVGPSGSGKSTIVDLLLKLREPTSGDIQLNDVSLSELDEESIWRTANVVLQQSHFFKGSVRDNLLLNGEEHTDEQLAAVLNKVQLPNMSLSDPVYEKGENLSDGEKQRLALARVMLRSGRIWLLDEPTSSLDYVTEQRVLQQVFAQAADDTLLLICHRLTGLEKMDQIVVMDRGKVVEMGSFTELMERKGYFYEMKNIELQMIGDQPST
- a CDS encoding alpha/beta hydrolase family protein; protein product: MENTGVTAEETTNKRPLFSIKKKRIPSLTPGWKGAVTALSIVTLSLYFVQAYYYLGSRGASDYWIGSLLFLFATLALTGILTGLLHWGKKTPSRYVWAMLTSLLLLLISLLGPIPLTLLVTVCILISCSVLGALLYRFIHGVYREAGTWKKVRAASSAAITLVFVCMLGYWIVSEGQKEFAAPYPLQSVKPAEAYTTLLTNPAEPGTASVKSLTYGSHSTYRDDLSIEMMLTTKSVDGSAFVGDWTKRRTSTFGFGAGAMPLNGTVWYPEGDGPFPLVLIVHGNHLATKYSDPGYAYLGELLASRGHIVVSIDENFLNSSPFNELFVFKPLQGENRARGWLLLEHLKVWEGWNNARDNPFYNKVDMERIALIGHSRGAEAVTTAATYNKMTSYPENANIKFDYNFNIRSIVSIAGTDGQYKPAGQPMSLKDVNYLALHGTHDMDVTSFVGTSQYYRTEFTDRSSEFFKSYVYIYGANHGQFNTEWGKHDGVGLGNKLFNTAGLLPQDQQLQAAKVLISSFLEATLQENTSYQMVFQDLGYARDWLPETMYISNYWDTNTLTISSYDEDSDPGTTTLPGGSLEGEGLKTWKEQNVEMGHTTDPYNAVALAWDQTATSSTPVYRVILPDQGIDISNQSSIVFSIANTEADHDVEGADTPVDITIVVEDDLGNTSRLPLSSVSPLLPMFEGALAKSPFALFQTTKEPVFQNYAFQLADFIAMNPDLNPEQIRKISFVFDQTEKGSIMIRDIGVR
- a CDS encoding TraB/GumN family protein, which translates into the protein MKNWKRMLLSLTVSVGLLASAVPAMAAPQETSVKVNDQAVQYATGAPILEKGTTLVPLRTTLDAMDVKLTTATDDTITAVVDGRTITLKSKLTRIDGVTYAPIRIVGDAAGYEVRWDSSTRTVLLVSKGGDTETVQTGGRGFMWEVEKNGNTVYLVGSMHVADESFYPLRPEFEEAFAEADYLGVEVDISTATDEQQKMILDLGTYQDGTTLKDHISSETYASLGKLLKENGIEPDAFDTFKPWVVEITLGGLKSVDGGYEASEGVDLYFIQKAVQRKIPVIELESYESQLGMFDNFSKELQEETLKSTIDNFDVLDTSLNQMAEMWKTGDDEQLLELTNSFSDNEEYNKAMLVDRNIGMADKIDGYLKNGKGEEYFIVVGAAHYLGEHGIVKLLEDKGYTVERK
- a CDS encoding MFS transporter, producing MATWFLVIIYLAFISLGLPDSLLGSAWPVMWPEIGSSVGSAGLISMIIAGGTIVSSLASGRMIRAIGTGKITLFSCLLTAVSLFGFSMAPSMVWFMLLAIPLGLGAGAVDAALNHYVAENYQAHHMNWLHCFWGIGATMGPIIMAGYIAGNNSWRGGYTAVAIIQLILVVVLLVTLPLWKRVAATRESSQPEHVETEQQSHTSLPVRVLNIRGVKPSLLAFLLYCGVETTVGLWGASYLVGTRSLSAEVAATSISLYYAGITFGRLITGFITLKVQNRLLIRYGQWVTIAGGIILLLPLPSTFSVAGFVLVGLGLAPIYPGLLHETPTRFGKENSAKLMGYQMAVAYSGTTLIPPLFGILAARTGTGAFPIVVFILLVLMLLSAETVNRLLLKPHKLGR
- a CDS encoding ROK family protein; this translates as MMKKANAKLMKHINLNNVREVMQQIETATKPQLASLTKLSVVTINALVKELCNRGELFEDKVVPSNGGRPAQAYRYNYNYRLALVLYIREMKGEELISATVINLENEVLSKEECILPVLDKQHILQLIKQCVTSYPSIHRIGIGIPGQAVDGDITVSSHDELINSRLIQDIQSEFGLKVLVENDVNAAISGYCIQHEEMKEQCVTGIYFPNRYPPGLGIMLNGQIMQGKNGMSGEIKYLPSAPNWKAKMNDDEFLLQVCQIIQTINAIVAPHQTVIYQERVEIEQLEAAWKQYQMEHPMPTFPEVVYQGTFQKDFDAGLRWMILQELRETILEESI